AAACCAGGTAAGGGATCAATATCACAACAAAGTATTTCATCACTTTATAATCAATTGCCTATGGTTATTGGTGGTGTGTATGCCGTGGAAGCAGATTTAGACAATAAATATGTTTTTGCCGATTTAAGATTAACACAGGCATTGTTAGAAAAAGACTCGCTTTCCATTTCTGGAATTAATTTTAAGATGGATGAAGGTGTAGAACCAAGTTCTGTACGCTCAGAAATTCAATCTATTTTAGGATCGGGTGTTAAACTTAAGAATAGACAACAGCTAAATAGCACGCTCTATAAAATGTTGAATACTGAAAATGTGGCCACCTATCTCATATTTACATTAGTGCTTATTATCGCGCTTTTTAATGTGGTAGGCGCTATTATCATGATGATTTTAGACAAACAACAGAATTCTAAAACGCTTTATAGTTTAGGTACTACTATAAAAGAATTGCGTAGAATTTACTTTGTACAAGGAATCCTCGTTACTGGTTTTGGCGGATTAATTGGTGTCTTAATAGGTGTACTAATCGTATGGTCTCAACTTGCTTTTAGTTGGTTGAAAATAACCCCGTCATTGGCGTATCCTGTGAAATTTGAATTTATAAATATTGTTATTGTACTTGCTACTATTATTGTACTAGGCATTATTGCTTCTAAAATTGCCAGTAGCCGTATCAATAAAAAATTAGTGGACCTTTAGAAAGTAGAAAACTCGTGGTCTCCAAACTTTTGCATCACCTCATCAAAAGCTGCAAAAACTGAAGCCGAATCATCACTAGTCACCATTTTCATGC
The genomic region above belongs to Maribacter hydrothermalis and contains:
- a CDS encoding ABC transporter permease, with the protein product MNFPLYIAKRYVRSKSTQNAVNIINFITFLVIVIGSAALFIVLSAFAGLKNFSLSFTESFDPDLKASPITGKIFTLTPEQEQRLQSVDGLAFYSKELEEKVSLEHRGKNHIAYIKGIDSNYTKVTGVDSTLYIGDWTVNESQVVSGLGIANILGVTINQFRSPMQIYAFKPGKGSISQQSISSLYNQLPMVIGGVYAVEADLDNKYVFADLRLTQALLEKDSLSISGINFKMDEGVEPSSVRSEIQSILGSGVKLKNRQQLNSTLYKMLNTENVATYLIFTLVLIIALFNVVGAIIMMILDKQQNSKTLYSLGTTIKELRRIYFVQGILVTGFGGLIGVLIGVLIVWSQLAFSWLKITPSLAYPVKFEFINIVIVLATIIVLGIIASKIASSRINKKLVDL